TTGTGCATAAACATTCTATACGGCCCGTATCTGACTATACGGTCCGTATACAaatagggatgtgaaaataagattatagGGGTGTGGAAATAGAAGAACCCTTGTTATTTTGTCCGTGAAAGAGTTGAAACTCAAGAAATTCGCCCTCTTCACATTGATTCAAAGTTGCAAAGCGCGTTGATCTCTTCACAAAAGGCTTAGATACTCCTCAACTCAATTTTCTACTTGACAAGTTGAGTGTTATTAACCTACACACTCCAACTTAAGAAAGAGTATTGAAGGCTAAAATTATTTCTATATTCTCCCTATCATTCACTACTTTATttcctccattatttacatacacaAATATTGTTTCCCATGCTTTCCTTTTTGCCTATTAATTCCCACTTGTATTATTCTAAAATATATCAATAACCCTTTGAACCATGAACGTGAATAAAATGTTACTAATTGATAATGGGTAAATATCCATTCACTAAATTTACATAAAACATATGCTAAAATTGTAGTACTTGATTCAGGCCCGTCTTCGTTCATTTCACCAAATATGCTAAAACAATACAGAGATGGACCACTTGCTTAACTATAATTTGGTAGATTACATGGATAACCACAAAGAAACAGTTTGGTGGTCCTACCTATGTaccataaacaaatgttttgtaACAAGTGGCACGTGGTCCAACCTTATCAATTGGATCATCTGTCGATTTCTCTACATGCAAAGTCAAACACAAACGTCTTCTCCTTTTTAAATCAATCATGAATTCTGCATCTCACTCTCCACTTACATACAACCTTTCTTCTTCTAAATTAAATTAATCGATTCGTAGATAAAAATAAACGATGGATCAGTTCCACCCAAGACCAGCCAATTCTAGTCCACTTACTCCCCTTAGCTTTCTTGACCGGTGTGCTACCGTATACGGCGACTGTCCTTCAGTCGTATACGGTAACACGATCTACACATGGACAGAAACCCGACAAAGGTGTCTTCGGGTGGCTTCTTCGATCTCCAAACTGGGAATTAAGAGACAAGAGGTGGTTTCTGTTATTGCTCCAAATGTTCCTGCTATGTATGAGCTTTACTTTGCTATACCCTTCGCTGGAGCGGTTATTAATTCGATTAATACTCGTCTTGATGCCCGTACCGTTTCGGTTATCCTCGCACACAGTGAATCGAAGCTTGTGTTTGTGGATTATGATTCAGTTTCTGTTGTTCGTAACGCACTCTCTATGTTTCCGCCCAATAAGCCCAAACCGTTGCTTGTCCTCGTTATTGACGAGGGAGTAAAGATTCAAGATTCAACAGGTAAATTAATGTTTTACTAGCTCAATTAGTAGACCAGTACTAGtattaaaggttttttttttttaaatctacagtaactttattttatttcttataTTTTTTAGTTTATATCTCATCTTCAACGCTAGTTTATTTcttataattttattttcttttataactATTTTCAACATAGGGGTAGGATGATAAACTAATGTACCAACCAAATAACATATAGGTACCAGTATCTGTGTTATCAGAACCGGTATTaatatttgtttttatggtttttatcAATATAAAACACTAATATATTTTTTGGGTTACATAACCCCTTTGTGTAATAAAACCATTGTAAATAACATTTCTTTGAAGTCGTTGCAACCATTGTAAcatttttaatagataataaacgagccgagttCGAGTTAAAGAAACTACCAACGAGCCAGGCTCGAGCTTTAAAAACAAGGCTCATACCGAGCCGAGTTTAagctcgagctctcataagttaatcgagatCGGGCTCAGCTCAATTCGTTTGCACCCCTAGCTTTAATATATAAATTTTGACTAGGCTTTAACCTTACAAATTATGTAGCATAGTTTTATTTCAGGAGTAGCATAGTTTTATTTCAGTGTTAGCGTAATATaataaaacgtaaaaaaatggTACTTCGCCGGAAAATTTgaaaccaaattttaacattCCCTAATAATACACAACATCCGCCACTACTAAAcatttttaacattcccgttgaaacCAAGCCGACCTTGAACATATTTTTGATGTTATTTTACTAGTCCGGTTCAGTTTGACACTGGTTTCAAGGAGAGGAACCCAAACGGTCCCAAACCTATGGTTGCAACCAGTTAGGAATCGAGTTATTATTGCCGAATGAAATcattgtacgttatgtgactagttccaCATCGTTATATGGGCAACAAATGTGAAGTTTATAGACCAAATAGGCTCCTTCACTCACAAGTCTTTTGGACGAGTTCTCGTGTTTGGGCTGTAACATTTTTGTGTATATCGATTCGGGTAGTAGGTATTGGTAACAAACTATATCAAATATTAATAAAACTAACAAAAATAATTCTATGGCAGGATTCGAATGTACTTATGAGAGTATGTTGGAAAATGGTGATCCGAATTTCAATTGGATCAGACCTGTATCCGAATGGGATCCTATCACACTGAATTACACCTCCGGCACGACGTCGTCTCCGAAGGGAGTGGTTCACTGCCACCGTGGCATGTTCGCCATCGCGGTTGACTCTCTTATCGAGTGGTCAGTTCCTAAGCAACCCGTTTACTTATGGACTTTGCCTATGTTTCACGCCAACGGATGGAGCTACACATGGGGCATGGCGGCGGTCGGAGCCACCAACATCTGCCTACGCAAATTCGACACCACAATCATCTACGACTTGATTGATAAACACGGCGTCACACATATGTGTGGAGCTCCAGTTGTTCTTAACATGTTATCGAACGCTCCCGATGTGAAGCCGTTAAAAAATCCGGTTAATATTATGACGGCGGGAGCGCCTCCGCCAGCGCCAGTGCTGGCCCGGGCGGAGTCTATCGGGTTTGTTATTAGTCATGGGTATGGGTTAACGGAAACGGGTGGGTTGGTAGTGACATGTGCGTGGAAGCGAAAGTGGGACCGCTTTCCGGCTACGGAGCGAGCTAGGCTAAAATCGCGACAAGGGGTGAGAACGGTTGTATTTACGGATATGGATGTTGTGGACCCCGAGTCGGGAGTTAGTGTGACTCGGGACGGGTTGACTCTAGGGGAAGTGGTGTTACGCGGTGGGTGTGTTATGTTGGGTTATTTTAAAGATCCGGAAGAGACCGCGAAAAGCATGCGGGAAAACGGGTGGTTTTATACTGGTGACGTGGCGGTAATGCACCCGGACGGGTATTTGGAGATCAAGGACCGATCGAAAGACGTGATTATTAGTGGTGGAGAGAATTTGAGTAGTGTGGAGGTGGAATCGGTTTTGTACACGCATCCGGCGGTGAATGAGGCGGCGGTT
Above is a window of Helianthus annuus cultivar XRQ/B chromosome 14, HanXRQr2.0-SUNRISE, whole genome shotgun sequence DNA encoding:
- the LOC110909220 gene encoding probable acyl-activating enzyme 5, peroxisomal, yielding MDQFHPRPANSSPLTPLSFLDRCATVYGDCPSVVYGNTIYTWTETRQRCLRVASSISKLGIKRQEVVSVIAPNVPAMYELYFAIPFAGAVINSINTRLDARTVSVILAHSESKLVFVDYDSVSVVRNALSMFPPNKPKPLLVLVIDEGVKIQDSTGFECTYESMLENGDPNFNWIRPVSEWDPITLNYTSGTTSSPKGVVHCHRGMFAIAVDSLIEWSVPKQPVYLWTLPMFHANGWSYTWGMAAVGATNICLRKFDTTIIYDLIDKHGVTHMCGAPVVLNMLSNAPDVKPLKNPVNIMTAGAPPPAPVLARAESIGFVISHGYGLTETGGLVVTCAWKRKWDRFPATERARLKSRQGVRTVVFTDMDVVDPESGVSVTRDGLTLGEVVLRGGCVMLGYFKDPEETAKSMRENGWFYTGDVAVMHPDGYLEIKDRSKDVIISGGENLSSVEVESVLYTHPAVNEAAVVARADEFWGETPCAFVSLKAEMAGKVTEKEVVDYCKGKLPGYMVPKTVVFKEELPKTSTGKIQKFVLREMAKKMGTIRKSRM